CGGTCTTTCGGTTTCACGCCCTTTTCGATCCATGCGACCAGTTCGTCGCGAGATTCGATCGGCGTGAGGTCGACGGTATCACGAGCCATCGGCATGTCCTGAGCGGGAGGCGGTTACGGGCCGGGCAACAAACCACGACGCCGCGGAGGCGGGATAGTCCGGGGAGATAACGATGACGCGACCATTTCGAAAGGGGAGACGGTCATAGTGCTGCCATCCGGCAAACACAATGCAGCCCTGACCAGGCGGCTGCATGGCCGCTCCCCGCTGCGTCCTGCCCCAGCCTCTCAGGCTCAGCCGTCGCGGCAGCCAAGTCATATTGCCGGAGCCAAGTCATCTTGCCGGGCGGTCGGGCATGATATGGCGGCCATGATATCGTCAGGCTCGCGATTCGACCGGAGGCCAGTCTCGCCAATGCATCCGACCGCCCTGAAACGCTGTGCGCTCGCCGCCGGCCTCCTCGCGTGGCCGCTCGCCGCTGAAGCGCAGACCCCGCCCTCGACCGGGGCGACGCCGGCGCCCGTGCAGCAGGCGGTGCCGCCGGTCCAGCAGGCGCCCGACACCGTGCTGCCGGCGCCGGTTGGCCCGGCTGCGGTCGACATCTCCGCCGCCATCAAGCGGGCCCAGGAGGCGGCCAGCGCCGGCCGTTCGACCGAGGCGCTCGATGCCCTCGACGAGGCCGCGGTGACGATCTGGGAACGCATGCCGCTGACCGTGCGCCGGGCGACCCTGGTCGCCGAGGAGCCGCAGGGTTATGGCGTGTTCAACCCGCGCGATTCATCGAGTTTCGACGCCGGCCAGCCCTTGCTCGTCTATGTCGAGCTCAACGGCCAGGGCTGGCGCCGCTCCGGCGATCTGTTCCGCACCGACCTGGTGCTCGACTTCGAGCTGCGCACCAAGGACGGCCAGGCGCTGGTCGCCCAGCAGGCCTTCAACACGATCGCCACCGCCAGCCGGCGGCGCAATCGCGAATTCTTCGTCTATGTCACCTATTCCTTCTCGGGCGTCGAGCCTGGCGACTATGTCGTGCGCACCACGGTGCGTGACCGCGCCGGCAGCAAGCAGACCTCGTTCGACCTGTCTTTTACCGTCAAGCCATAGCCCGTGCGAGACATCCGGGTCAGCTGGCCGCCGATCCGGCCTGCGGTCGACATCGAACCGAGGGTGCGCTAGCAAGCGGGCCTGAAGTTTCGCGCCAAAAGGCCGCCTCATGTCCGAGAATCCGAAAAAGAAAGCCGGCCCCCTGGCCCGCCTGCCGCGCGGCTTCGCCGATCGCGGGCCGGCCGAGATCGCCGCCACCAATGCCATGCTCGAGACCATCCGCAAGGTCTACGAGCTCTATGGTTTCGAGGCGGTGGAGACCCCGGCCTTCGAATTCACCGATGCGCTCGGCAAGTTCCTGCCAGACCAGGACCGGCCGAACGAGGGCGTCTTCTCGCTGCAGGACGACGACGAGCAGTGGCTGTCCCTGCGTTACGACCTGACCGCGCCGCTGGCGCGCTACGTCGCCGAGAATTTCGACGCCCTGGCGAAACCTTATCGCAGCTATCGCGCGGGCTATGTCTTCCGCAACGAGAAGCCCGGCCCCGGCCGGTTCCGCCAGTTCATGCAGTTCGATGCCGACACCGTGGGCTCGGCGACGCCGGCAGCCGATGCCGAAATCTGCATGATGGCTGCCGATACCATGGAAGCGCTCGGCATCCAGCGCGGCGACTATGTCGTCAGGATCAACAACCGCAAGGTTCTCGACGGCGTGCTGGAGGCGATCGGCCTCGGCGGCGACGACAATGCCGGCAAGCGGCTGACTGTGCTCAGGGCAATCGACAAGCTGGACAAGTTCGGCCCCGAGGGGGTCGGGCTGCTGCTGGGGCCCGGGCGCAAGGACGAAAGCGGCGATTTCACCAAGGGCGCCGGGCTGGACGAGCCGGCGATCAGCCGCGTGCTGGCTTTCACCGCGGCCAAGGGGGCTGACGCTCAGACCACGCTGGCCAATCTCGATCGGGTTGTCGACGGCTTCGAACGCGCTGCGGCCGGGGTTGGCGAATTGCGCACCATGGCCGGCTTGTTCGCCGCCGGCGGTTACGGCGAGGACCGCATCGTCATCGACCCCTCGGTCGTGCGTGGCCTCGAATATTACACGGGGCCCGTCTACGAGGTCGAACTGACCTTCCCGGTCACCAATGACGAAGGCCAGGTGGTGCGTTTCGGTTCGGTCGCCGGCGGCGGCCGTTATGACGGCCTGATCGCCCGCTTTCGCGGCGAAGAGGTGCCGGCCGCAGGCTTCTCGATCGGCGTCTCCAGGCTCGCCGCCGCCTTGAAATCGCTTGGCAAGCTCGACGCCGCCGCCATCCCCGGCCCGATCGTCGTGCTGGTCATGGACAAGGACCGGGTCGCCGACTACCAGGCCATGGTCACCGAACTGCGCCGCGCCGGCATTCGGGCCGAGATCTATCTCGGCTCGTCCGGCATGAAGGCGCAGATGAAATATGCCGACCGGCGCGGCGCGCCGGCGGTGATCATCCAAGGCTCGAACGAACTCGCCGCCGGCGAGGTGATGATCAAGGATCTGGTCGCCGGCGCGGAAGCGGCCAAGTCGATCACCGACAATGCCGAATGGCGGGCGGCGCGGCCGGCGCAGTTCGCCGCCCCGCGCGCCGGACTGGTGCAGGCGATCCAGGACCTCCTGAGCAAGAGCTGAAGACCGCCCCATCCTGGCCGCATTCGACAAGGATGGTCCGGCCGCATCGTTCGGACCCCTTTTCATGTCGAAGATTCGCGACCTCGCCAACACCATCATCGGCGCGCTGGCCATCGTGGTGGTGCTGCGCTCCTTTGCTTTTGCCACCTATCATATCCCGAGCGAAAGCATGGTGCCGACGCTCGAGGTTGGCGACCGCGTCGCGGCGGTCAAATTCCCCTATGGCTACAGCCGTTTCTCCCTGGTCGGCGGCGACTACCTGCCGCGCTTCCCCGGTGAGACCGGCCGCATTCCGGCGGCCATGCCGGCGCGCGGCAATGTCGCGGTGTTCCGCCACCCGGTCTCGGGCGAGGACTTCATCAAGCGGGTGGTCGGCCTGCCGGGCGACCGGGTGGCGATCCGCGAGGGCCGCGTCTGGCTGAACGGTGCCGCGGTGCCGCTCGCCGAATCCGGCCATTGGACCTATCGCGACCCGTCCGGTGCGATCGTCGCCGTCACCGCTTATCGGGAGACCCTTCCCGGCGCCGAGCCACACACCATCCTGCTGCGCGACCGGCGCAGCCCGATGAGCGACATGGCCGAGGCGATCGTTCCCGAAGGCCGGCTGTTCATGCTTGGCGACAACCGGGACAATTCCTCCGACAGCCGGTTCTCGTCGATGGGCTTCGTGCCGGTCGAGAACCTGATCGGCCGCGCCGACGCGATCCTCTATTCATTCGCCAGTTGCGCCGGTGAGGCCGGCCTGCGCTGCGCGCCGCGTCGCATGCTCGAGCGCGTCGAATAAGGCCCGGGGGATCGCTCGCCCGTTACTCGTCGCGCCGGCTGCCATATTGCGGCAAGGACAGGCCATGGGTGATCGCCAGCGCCCGCGCGACGAAGGCGACCGCAAAGCCGAACAGCGCGGGAAGCGGCGAGGGGACGACCGACGAGGTCAGGGCGAAGACGATCGCGCCGGCCAGCGCCGCGGTCACATAGATGTCGCGCTTGAGCACCAGGGGCACGTCGCCGGCCATGACGTCTCTGATGATGCCGCCGAAGGTCGCGGTGACGACGCCGAGCAGGATCGCCGAGATCGCCGGGGCGCCGGCCGCGAAACCCCTGGCCGTGCCGCTGACGGCAAATAGCGCAAGTCCGACCGCGTCGGCCCAGAGCAGGATCCGCGCGCGACTTTCCTTCTCGAACTGATGCGCCGTGAAAAAGGCGACGATCGAGACGACGGCGCAGATGATGACCACCGTCGGATCGAAGATCCAGGCCAGTGGCGTCGCCCCGATCAGGAGATCGCGCAGCGTGCCGCCGCCGATCCCCGTCACGGTGCCGAGCATGATGAAGCCGAAAGGGTCCATCGACTTGCGCGCCGCGACCATCGCTCCGGTGAGGGCGAAGACGCCCACGCCGATCAGCTCGATGGCCGGCTGGACCCCGGTCACTCCCTCATGCGCCTTCGGAGGACGCCGCGGCCGGAGCCGTCTTCGGCCCACCCTTGGAGACGCCGACCAGGGCCGGGCGCAGCACCCGCTCGCCGATGACGTAGCCGGCCTGGACCGTTTGCACCACCGTGCCATTGGGCACGTCCGGATTGGGCAGTTCGAACATGGCCTGATGCAGGTTGGGGTCGAATTTCTGGCCGTCCGGCTCGATCTTCTTGACGCCGTGCTTCTCCAGCGTCTTGAGCAGTTCGCGCTCGGTCAGGCTGATGCCGTCGACGAAGGCCTTCAGCGGTCCGTCTTCGGCCTGGGCCTCGGCAGGCGCGCTGTCGAAGGCGCGGCGGATATTGTCGGCGACGCTCAGCATGTCGCGGGCAAACGAGGCGACGCCATAGACCTTGGCGTCGGCCACTTCGCGCTCGGTGCGCTTCCTGAGATTTTCCATCTCGGCCAGCGTGCGCAACAGCCGGTCCTTCATGTCACGGGCCTCGGCGCGCGCGGCGGCAAGCTCCGCCTCGCGCGGATCGCCGGTGTCGCCCTCGGCCTCCTCGTGCTTGGGCACGTCCAGGGCCGGATCGGCGCCCGGCGGGTTCTCGTGGGCCGGGGCATCATCGATGGGCGCGAACTCATGCGCTTTATTCGGGTTGTTCATGGCAACTCGCTGACTACGGACAAAGGGGTTGGGCCCGATATCGAGCCTTGCGCGCCGGAAATCAAGGTTGGCGACGCGCGGGGCAGGGACCGATCATGGCTGGTGAAGGCGCTGTAGCAGGTCTGGGCCGGAATAACGCCGCGATCCGCCGGGATGTTTCACCAGATCTGCCATCGCGGCATTTTTCGGTGCGGTCAGGCCATGCGCCGTCGCCAGGCGGACGATCGCACCGCAGAGATCGTCGATTTCGGTCGTCCGCCCGGCGTGGATGTCGTCCCACATCGACGAGCGGGCTGACGAATCGATCTTCAGCATGCTGGCGGCGATGCGCGAAAAAGCCCAGGTCGGCAGGCGCAGGATGGTCGGGATGAGGCGCGGCGGGGCCGCGCCGACCTTGGCGGGCCTGATGCCGGCCTTGCGCATCACGTCAAGCGCCTCGTCCTGGAGTGCCGCCAGCACGCGCCGGTAGCCGGCATCCAGCAACTCCTCGCGCAGTGGCAGTCCAGCCAGCGCATTCACCGGATTATTGAGGTTCAACAGGAGCTTGCCCCATTGTACCGCGGCCATGTCGGCGGCCAGTTTGAGCGGCAGCCCGGCCCGTGCGAACGCGGCCTCGACGGACCGGCATGCGACATGGTCTTCGGCATATAACTGGCCCGACGTCGCCCGATGGGCGGTCAGCCGGCCGTCGCTGCCCGTCGTCAGCACGACGTTGAACGGCACCATTCCGGCGAGCGCCTGGCACCCGGGTGCGGCGCTGCGGATCCGATCGCCGTTGTCGATGCCGTTCTGCAGCGACAGGATCGGCGTGCCCTGAGCAAAGGCTGCGCCGATCTCGCCGGCGGCCGTGACGGTCGCGCCGCCTTTGGTACACAACAGGACAAAGCTCGGCTGGCCACCCGCCGCGGCCTCCGCGACGGTGTCGACCGCGACGAAACATCTTGGTTCGAGCGCGGCGCGAAAGCCGTCGAGGTCGCTGACCACGAGGCCATGGCCTTCCAGCGCATCAGCAATGCGCCGCCGCGCCACGAACACCACCTGCTCGCCCGCTGCCGCCAACCGGCCGCCGACATGGCAGCCGATGGCGCCGGCGCCGACAATGACGAACCGGGTTGCCATTGTCGGTCCCTCCGTTGTGGTCAGGCTCCGAAAACCGGCCGTGGCAGGCCTTCGCGAAGATGCGCCGCGGTCACGGTATTGGCCATCAGCAACGCAATGGTCATGGGTCCGACACCGCCGGGCACCGGCGTGATCGCCCGGGCGATTTCGGCCGCCTCCCGGGTTGCCACGTCGCCGACCAGGCGCGTCCTGCCTTCGCCGCGCTCCGGCGCCGGAATGCGGTTGATGCCGACATCGACGACCACCGCACCGGGCCTGATCCAGTCGCCGCGGATCATTTCCGGGCGGCCGACGGCCGCGACCAGCACGTCGGCGCGACGGCAGACGGCGGCAAGATCGGCGGTCTTGGAATGGGCGATGGTGACGGTTGCGTCGCGCTGCAACAGCAACTGGGCGATCGGCTTGCCGACGATATTCGACCGTCCGACGACGACGGCCTGCTTGCCGGCAAGCGATGGCCCCAGCACGCTTTCGATCAGGATCAGCGAACCGGCTGGCGTGCAGGGCACCAGGGCGCGCGCCGTGGCACCGCTGCCGAGCAGCCCGACATTGACCGGATGGAAGCCGTCGACGTCCTTGGCCGGATCGACGGCCATCAGCACCCGGTCGGTGTCGATCGTCCTGGGCAATGGCAATTGCACCAGGATGCCGTCAATGCCGGGATCGGCATTGAGCCGTGCCACCAGGGCCAGCAGTTCGGCCTCGGTGGTCGTCACCGGCAGGTTATGCTGCTCCGAGCGGAAACCCGCGGCCTCGGCCTCGCGGCTCTTGTTGCGGACATAGACCTGGCTTGCCGGGTCCTCGCCGACCAGCACCACGGCGAGCCCTGGTGGGCGACCCGCCCGGGGGGTGAAGGCCGAAGCCGCGGCGCGCGCTTTGGCGAGCACGGTCTGAGCGATCGCCTTGCCGTCGATGATCTCGGCAGCCATTGGCGTCACACCCGCATCGGCATGAGCACATAGAGCGCGCCCGGGCCGGTCGGATCCTGAATAAGGGTGGGCGAGCCCGGATCGGCCAGCTTCAGTTCGATGGTGTCGCCATCGACCTGACCGGTGATGTCGAGCAGATAGCGCGAATTGAAGCCGATATCGATGGCATCCGCCTCATAGGACACCTCGACCTCTTCGGTCGCGCTGCCGGAATCCGGATTGGTCACCGACAGTGTCAGCTTGCCGTCGGCGGCCGACAGCTTCACCGCCCGGCCGCGCTCCGACGACACCGTCGACACGCGGTCGACCGCTGCGGCGAACTCGGACTTCTCGACCGTCAGGATCTTGTCGTTGCCGAGCGGGATGACGCGGGCATAGTCGGGGAAGGTGCCGTCGATCAGCTTGGAGGTCAGCACGGTCTCGCCGAAGCGGAAGCGCACCTTGGCGGTCGACAGTTCGACCGTGACGGTGGCTTCGGGGTCGTCGGCCAGGCGCTGCACCTCGGCGACCGTCTTGCGCGGCACGATGACGCCGGGCATGCCGATGGCGCCCTGCGGCGCCTCGAATTCGACCTGGGCGAGCCGGTGACCGTCGGTCGCCACAGCGCGGATCAGGCTGACGCCGGCCTTCTCGACCGTGTGGATATAGATGCCGTTCAGATAATAGCGTGTCTCTTCGGTCGAGATGGCGAACTGGGTCTTGTCGATCAGCCGCTTCAGGTCCTTGGCGGCAACCTCGAAACTGTGGCTCATCTCGCCCGCTGCGATATCCGGGAAATCGCTCTCGGGGATCGTCTGCAAGGTGAAGCGCGAGCGTCCGGCGCGCACCGCGAGCGTGCCTTTGTCGCCCACCGTCTCGATCACCACCTGCGAGCCGTCGGGCAATTTGCGCACGATGTCGTAGATCATGTGGGCTGGCACCGTGGTGCCGCCGGACTGGCCGACCTCGGCGGCCAGGCTCTCGACCACTTCGATGTCGAGATCGGTCGCCTTCAGGCGCAGCGACTGGCCGTCGGCGCGCATCAGCACATTGGACAGGACCGGGATCGTGTTGCGCCGCTCGACGACGCGATGCACGTGTCCGAGGGATTTCAGGAGCTGGGCCCGCTCAACGGTCACCTTCATCAACGCTGCTCCAAGACATGACCAGGGCGTGCCATCAGGCCGCCCCTCAAAAACAAGGGCCGACAGTCAAGCCTGCCGACGCGCGCGTTTCAAGGTGTGCGCTGCACATGCGAACAGCTTTCAACCCCGGTTTGGCCGATTGCGCAAGCGCCGCTTCGCCGGTTGCGGCATTCCGGGCTGATTTCGTCGGAATCAACGGCTTGCGCGGGTCGGCTGCGCGGTCTCGGCATGCCGCCGAGCCTTGAATTGGCCACTGAAAGAGAGAAGAATCGCTTGGTAATTTTGCATGCCACCGGCCGGTGGGAGGAGTTCGTCATGTCTTTCGTCATGTCCAAGGAATGGCTTGAACGGCAATTGCGGGCGTCGCGCCGTTGCGCGGGGCCCGGTCTCTTGGCTCTCGCAGCCGCGGTCGCGGTCGTGCCGCTCCTGCTGACCGCGCCGGCTTCCGCCGATCGCTTTGGTGGTGCGCCTGGAGGCGATCGGTTCCAGATCGAGGATCCGCGCAACCGGGTGACGGTCTCGGTGCGTACGGTGCCGGTCGGCGCCTTCTGCGTGCGGGCGGTGGAAGCGGTCGGCTATGATCCGAGGCTCAATCAGCGGCTTTACCACGTCCGCTTCAATTCCGGTGTCATGGCGAGCTTGGGCGTCACCGCTTACGAGAACGCACTGTCCAGCGCCCGCACCGAGCGCGATGCCGTGCAGGGGCTGGAATATGCCCAGCGCGACGCCGCGCCGTTCCGGCGCAACCCCGGCGATTGCATCTGAGCGCCGGGACGCACAAGGCCCTGATCGACGACCGCCCGATCGATGGCGGTCTGACGAGCGCAGTCGAGGCGCGCCGGGCATGAGCGGTCGCGGGTGATCCACCCGCGACGCAACATGGCTTTCGGGCTCAGTCGTTGAGCCGGCGCTTCAAGACTTCCACTTCTTCGTTGAGCGCCGGATCCTGGCCGACCAGGCCTTCGATCTTGCGCACGGCGTGCAGTACGGTGGTGTGGTCGCGCCCGCCGAAGCGGCGGCCGATCTCCGGCAAAGACCGGAGCGTCATGGTCTTGGCCAGATACATGGCGATCTGACGCGGGCGGACCACGGTGGCGGTGCGCCGCGACGACAGGATGTCGGAGCGGCTGACATTGTAGTGCTGCGCGACGATCTTCTGGATTTCCTCGATCTTGACCCGGCGCGGCTCGGCGACCCGGACGAGGTCGCGGATCGACCGTTCCGCCATCTCGATCGTCACCGGCTGGTTGGTCAGCCGGTTGGAGGCGAGCAGGCGATTGAACGCGCCGTCGAGGTCGCGGCCGTTCTGGGTCACATGTTTGGCGACATAACCGAGCACGGCAAGGGGCACGTCGAAACCCTGGTGCTGGGCCCTGGCCTGGTTCAGCTTCTGCTTGAGGATGTCGAGCCGGAGGTTCTCGTCGAGCCCGCCGATTTCGACCGTCAGGCCGCCGGCCAGCCGCGAACGGACCCGCTCGTCCAGGTTCTCCAGGTCCGACGGCGGCCGGTCGCCGGCCACCACGACCTGCCGGCCGGCATCGATCAGAGCATTCAGCGTATGGCAGAATTCGGCCTGGGTCTGCTTGCCCTGCAGGAACTGCAGATCGTCGATGATCAAAAGGTCGATATTGCGCAGCGCCTCCTTGAAGGCGATCGCCGTCTGGTTCTTCAGCGAAGCGACGAAGCCGAAGGTGAACTTTTCGGCGGTGAGATAGAGAATGCGCCGGCCGGCGGCCTGGGCGGTTCCGGCAATGGCCTGCAACAGGTGGGTCTTGCCGAGGCCGACGCCGGCATGGATGTAGAGCGGATTGAACAGCACGCTGTCGGTGGTGCGCGACTGGGCGACCTGAAGCGCCGCGGCGCGGGCGAGCGTATTGGACCGGCCCTGCACGAAGCTGTCGAAGGTCAGGCGCGGATCGAGCGGTGAGCCGCCGAGCGCGTCGCTATGGCCATTGATGACGGGAGCCTGGTCGGGCGTGCGGGCGCCGGACTGGATGATCGGGCGGACGCTTTCGGGGGCGGCCTTCGGTTTCAACGGCACACGGTTGGTGACCGCCGAGCGCACCATCATGTCGATACGGATCGGCTGCGCGGCCTCCTCGCTCCAGCGCGCGATGATGCGGTCGCGATAATGATTGTCGATCCAGCTCTTCAGAAAGCGGGTCGGCACCGACAGGCGCACGGCGTCGTCTGCGGCATGATCGATCTCGATGCTCTTGAACCAGCTGTTGAACACGTCCTCGCCGAACTCGGCACGCAGGCGCCGGCGCACCCTTTCCCAAACTGCGCCCGCACGCATGGCGTCGCTCATGGTCTCGGTCTTGTCTTCGGTCAGGTCACGGACAAGTTCGGGGGTGGCGAACACGAGATTCTCCATCGTCGGTATGCGGCAATTAGCAGGGCGAAACGCGGTGATCCTGGTCGAGGATCGGAACGGCAAGAAAGGCGCTAGGCAATCAAGTTTGGATCCAGGGCAATCCGTCGACCTTCCACCCCGCCACACGGCCACGGTGACCGTCGGCGTCGGGAGGGCCTTCAAAGCCACCGGCCACATTGAAACAGCTGACATGGCCGGCATTGGTCATGGCGATGGCGGCAGCCTTCGAACGAACGCCCGACCGGCAGATGAAATAGAGTGGCGCATCCTTGCCGACGCCGCGTTCGGCCAAAACCGCATCCAGCTTGGCGGCGAAATCGGCGTCGATCTTCATGGCCGGAAACACCTGCCATTCGCTGCGGATCGGCTCCTTGCCCGCAGCCTTCAGGTCGGGCAGGCCGACATAGGCCCACTCGGCGGTCGTGCGCACGTCGACGAGCTGGGCCGATGCATCCTGCACCAGCGTTTCCAGGCAAGCCCGCGGCGTTACGTCCCCGGCATATCCGGCATCATTCAAAGACGACATGTGACCCCCATGCGAACGTCATTGCGCCCGCATGCCTCATTCCAAATGGTTCATTCTTGTTCAGGAGATCGATCGCCGCTTAGTCTTGACGCCGCTGCAGCAACCGAACCACGAAGTCTCAACAATTTTTCTAAAGTTTTACCTGGATTATTTTACCCTCGAAGAGGGACAAACTTTCCGGCCCCATCCTTCGATGGGCTGTTACTTCAGATGTTTCGTGAAACTCGAAGTGGCCCCCCCGAGTGCTTTGAACGATACACAGCGCCCCCGGCCTGGGCAACGGATTTCAATTAAGAAATGGTAAATGGCGCGGCCTTGACAGGCTACGCGTTTTCGGCACGCGATGAGCCGGCTTTCAACCCACTGACGAATCGTTGAAATCCGAATCCCGACAAGGTCGACTTGGACGCGGGCGAGACAAAAATTCGCTTCGAACAGAGGTTTTGGGATACCTCCGGGCCGATCGTTGCGGATGCGATACAAACTGTCCCCTCTGCAATCAATTGATATTGCTTACTTTTTTCTGAGAGATCTTGAGCCGGATCACGGTCCCCTGGTTTCGCTTGAAACCAAAAATTTAGGTTGCATTGCTTCTCTCAATGCTGTGGCAAGGCCGCAACGGCTCCCTTACGGAACCCTCTTCTGTGGCGCTCGGCCGGGTGCGGCGCACAACAAAAACCCGGCCGCGAGGCCGGGTTATGTATGTCCTGCAATGGTTGCAGAGAATGAAGCGTCAGGCGCCGATCTTGGCGATCTGATGAGCCAGGCGCGAGACCTTACGTGAAGCGGTATTCTTGTGAAGAACACCCTTCTGGGCCGCGCGCATGATCTCCGGTTCAGCCGCCCTCAGGGCGGCCGTCGCGGCGGTCTTGTCGCCGCTGGCGATCGCCTCGTCGAGCTTGCGCAGGAACGTGCGCATGCGCGAGCGGCGCGACTGGTTCACTGCGGTGCGCCGTGCGATGACACGGACGGCCTTCTTGGCAGAAGCGGTGTTGGCCATGGGTTTCCTGTCCCGGTGGCTGGCGTCGACGGAGTCGCCGCCCGAAGAAAATGAGAGCGGCGGCACGAGGCCGCCACGGAGGGCGGTCTATACGCAAGAGGGTCCCGGTCGTCAACTGCAAACGGGCCGGCCCTGCGAAAATCGCGGGGGACCGGGGGCTGCCGCGCCATTAGAACAAGGGCCCCGGCCTTACCCAGGCGCATTCGAGACCCGATGGCCCAGTCGTCTCCCCGCAATTTTGGCATGGTCGTCTTCTGGATGGCCGGCTCGCTCCTGTCCTTCTGTGCGGTGGCCATCTCCGTGCGAGAGCTCAGTGCCAGACTGACCGTGTTCGAGATCCTGGCACTGCGCAATATCGGCGGCCTGGTCATTCTCGGCGTCATGGCGCTGGTCGCCCATGACCCCGGCATGCGCCTGAAGCCGGCCAAGCCGTGGATCCATATCCTGCGCAACGGTCCACATTTCGCTGGCCAGGGGCTCTGGGCCTATGGCCTGACGGTGCTGCCGCTGACCACGGTGTTCGCCATCGAGTTCACCACGCCGGCCTGGGTCGCGGTCTTCGCGGTCATCTTCCTTGGCGAGCGGATGAACGCCTCGCGCCTGGTCGCGCTGATCCTCGGCTTTCTCGGTGTCCTGGTGATCCTCAGGCCCGGCATGGACAGTTTCCGCCCCGAGGCGCTGCTGGTGGCCGCCGCCGCGGTCTGTTTCGGCATCCAGATCACCACCACCAAGTTTCTCACCGGCTCGAATTCGACCTGGACCATCCTGTTCTGGATGAACCTGATGCAATTGCCGCTGAATCTCGCCGCCGACGTGGCGATCGGCCAGCCGCTGTTCTTCCTGACCAAGCTCGACCCCGGTCTCTGGCTGCCGGTCGCCGGTATCTGCGTCTGCGGCCTGACCGCGCACTATTGCCTGACCAACGCCTTCCGTCATGGCGACGCCATTGTCGTCATACCGATCGACTTTCTGCGCGTGCCGCTGATCGGGCTGATCGGCTGGCTGATCTATGCCGAGCAGCCCGAGCTTGCCGTCCTGATCGGCGCGGCCGTCGTCGTCACCGGCGTTCTCATCAATATCTACGCTGAATCGCGCGCACGCACGTGAGGCCCGGGTGATCCAGGTGGCGGCCGGATCGCGCAGCGCCATTGCCTTGCCCCTTGCATCGGTCCCCCGGATCGGTTACGCAGGACATCAACTGCGGCACGGGCCGCATCTGTCGAGGGTGATTTTCGTGCCGATCGCGCGTGCTCAAGCACCGGTCCGCATTCGCGCATTCTGCGCCACCCCCTCGCTTTCGCTCCTTCTGCTTATCTGCCCCTGAGCACCGACAGGGCCATCAGGCCTTGGCGCTCAGGGG
This portion of the Phreatobacter stygius genome encodes:
- a CDS encoding trimeric intracellular cation channel family protein translates to MTGVQPAIELIGVGVFALTGAMVAARKSMDPFGFIMLGTVTGIGGGTLRDLLIGATPLAWIFDPTVVIICAVVSIVAFFTAHQFEKESRARILLWADAVGLALFAVSGTARGFAAGAPAISAILLGVVTATFGGIIRDVMAGDVPLVLKRDIYVTAALAGAIVFALTSSVVPSPLPALFGFAVAFVARALAITHGLSLPQYGSRRDE
- the lepB gene encoding signal peptidase I, whose translation is MSKIRDLANTIIGALAIVVVLRSFAFATYHIPSESMVPTLEVGDRVAAVKFPYGYSRFSLVGGDYLPRFPGETGRIPAAMPARGNVAVFRHPVSGEDFIKRVVGLPGDRVAIREGRVWLNGAAVPLAESGHWTYRDPSGAIVAVTAYRETLPGAEPHTILLRDRRSPMSDMAEAIVPEGRLFMLGDNRDNSSDSRFSSMGFVPVENLIGRADAILYSFASCAGEAGLRCAPRRMLERVE
- a CDS encoding 2-dehydropantoate 2-reductase, encoding MATRFVIVGAGAIGCHVGGRLAAAGEQVVFVARRRIADALEGHGLVVSDLDGFRAALEPRCFVAVDTVAEAAAGGQPSFVLLCTKGGATVTAAGEIGAAFAQGTPILSLQNGIDNGDRIRSAAPGCQALAGMVPFNVVLTTGSDGRLTAHRATSGQLYAEDHVACRSVEAAFARAGLPLKLAADMAAVQWGKLLLNLNNPVNALAGLPLREELLDAGYRRVLAALQDEALDVMRKAGIRPAKVGAAPPRLIPTILRLPTWAFSRIAASMLKIDSSARSSMWDDIHAGRTTEIDDLCGAIVRLATAHGLTAPKNAAMADLVKHPGGSRRYSGPDLLQRLHQP
- the hisS gene encoding histidine--tRNA ligase; translation: MSENPKKKAGPLARLPRGFADRGPAEIAATNAMLETIRKVYELYGFEAVETPAFEFTDALGKFLPDQDRPNEGVFSLQDDDEQWLSLRYDLTAPLARYVAENFDALAKPYRSYRAGYVFRNEKPGPGRFRQFMQFDADTVGSATPAADAEICMMAADTMEALGIQRGDYVVRINNRKVLDGVLEAIGLGGDDNAGKRLTVLRAIDKLDKFGPEGVGLLLGPGRKDESGDFTKGAGLDEPAISRVLAFTAAKGADAQTTLANLDRVVDGFERAAAGVGELRTMAGLFAAGGYGEDRIVIDPSVVRGLEYYTGPVYEVELTFPVTNDEGQVVRFGSVAGGGRYDGLIARFRGEEVPAAGFSIGVSRLAAALKSLGKLDAAAIPGPIVVLVMDKDRVADYQAMVTELRRAGIRAEIYLGSSGMKAQMKYADRRGAPAVIIQGSNELAAGEVMIKDLVAGAEAAKSITDNAEWRAARPAQFAAPRAGLVQAIQDLLSKS
- the folD gene encoding bifunctional methylenetetrahydrofolate dehydrogenase/methenyltetrahydrofolate cyclohydrolase FolD, which encodes MAAEIIDGKAIAQTVLAKARAAASAFTPRAGRPPGLAVVLVGEDPASQVYVRNKSREAEAAGFRSEQHNLPVTTTEAELLALVARLNADPGIDGILVQLPLPRTIDTDRVLMAVDPAKDVDGFHPVNVGLLGSGATARALVPCTPAGSLILIESVLGPSLAGKQAVVVGRSNIVGKPIAQLLLQRDATVTIAHSKTADLAAVCRRADVLVAAVGRPEMIRGDWIRPGAVVVDVGINRIPAPERGEGRTRLVGDVATREAAEIARAITPVPGGVGPMTIALLMANTVTAAHLREGLPRPVFGA
- the dnaN gene encoding DNA polymerase III subunit beta; its protein translation is MKVTVERAQLLKSLGHVHRVVERRNTIPVLSNVLMRADGQSLRLKATDLDIEVVESLAAEVGQSGGTTVPAHMIYDIVRKLPDGSQVVIETVGDKGTLAVRAGRSRFTLQTIPESDFPDIAAGEMSHSFEVAAKDLKRLIDKTQFAISTEETRYYLNGIYIHTVEKAGVSLIRAVATDGHRLAQVEFEAPQGAIGMPGVIVPRKTVAEVQRLADDPEATVTVELSTAKVRFRFGETVLTSKLIDGTFPDYARVIPLGNDKILTVEKSEFAAAVDRVSTVSSERGRAVKLSAADGKLTLSVTNPDSGSATEEVEVSYEADAIDIGFNSRYLLDITGQVDGDTIELKLADPGSPTLIQDPTGPGALYVLMPMRV
- the grpE gene encoding nucleotide exchange factor GrpE encodes the protein MNNPNKAHEFAPIDDAPAHENPPGADPALDVPKHEEAEGDTGDPREAELAAARAEARDMKDRLLRTLAEMENLRKRTEREVADAKVYGVASFARDMLSVADNIRRAFDSAPAEAQAEDGPLKAFVDGISLTERELLKTLEKHGVKKIEPDGQKFDPNLHQAMFELPNPDVPNGTVVQTVQAGYVIGERVLRPALVGVSKGGPKTAPAAASSEGA